A region from the Cervus elaphus chromosome 10, mCerEla1.1, whole genome shotgun sequence genome encodes:
- the LOC122702129 gene encoding collagen alpha-1(I) chain-like, protein MQMSSVPRSPHVWGQFPPGVRGLQELRSLCQVHFAGGQAGLAPMSRGQGLPGGLGAPSRSSSVTPRGCGPAPGPECGQEPPGAGGVGALLPASVSVNLSCPEPFSQTPGTDLHAHPVFTPKKSSRPRDSSLDDMGSPKRILSQVSTSLTLLELWRPRSWPVRERSAQSKALPLLHSCPGPGLIVSHTHCPAVAEASSGLSTLKGGHSALPAQGPQCLSLCLLEVQRPWDGGPPGASRPSSRVGRAFSGSTRPPETRVPEFRPQRPLSSLRSPRASRAPGRDRTRLRGRFCSEAPGITLASSLPGVELCAVAPSVLRRPGGAGAPASRGEPGARTRHAPRSPHEWRRSCRSSETGASDRKAFAGPEETESLEGPGRELARLRAPRSSGATTSSFPHRHLLQHGSPPGSGLSHLPRRPRAGLPGTSEGAKSRRLQAAAPESASRPASRAALDSASRSAPRAVLDSASRPAPRTALPCGSRSSGARFTAPRAPRARRSHGAPAGRYATEAAQGAARAGLGRCACRLRHSEREAVGAARRRQRARPPSENKLWAGRRGRASRASGTEEAPRVCGGESRRPGQAGGAAWTPGKPWPTGGASWALAGPGRAGDAAGEGSRQDLGRRAAGDQPRVCRRGRRPQPLLPLSALISGVCDQTADNRTPSKPLWEDPPPPELGSRGDGVPRQGHPPPSTPPPTKSAQKACGVPLVSSAPRAQHCPGRTKAGEGPLGAWGQNGTCSLLGKRTGQPVSAFLDEGKEGMGGVWTWTPAQAHLSLWVTLRMAVLVLPGRCRELGATGEQRGPPDAPRTRRPSSEDLSGALASLPVLAAPSPSSSGPAPAVCFPLPGGRTAGQG, encoded by the exons CTTCAGGAGCTGCGGTCTCTCTGCCAGGTGCACTTTGCaggaggccaggcagggctggCTCCCATGTCCAGAGGtcagggccttcctggtggcttggGGGCTCCTTCAAGGAGCAGCAGCGTCACCCCCCGGGGCTGCGGGCCTGCCCCAGGGCCTGAGTGCGGCCAGGAGCCTCCTGgagcgggtggggtgggggccctgCTG CCTGCGTCTGTTTCTGTGAACTTGAGCTGCCCCGAGCCCTTCTCGCAGACGCCGGGCACTGACCTGCACGCTCACCCTGTTTTCACCCCAAAAAAGAGCTCCCGGCCACGTGACAGCAGCCTGGATGACATGGGAT CCCCAAAGCGGATCCTGTCTCAAGTCAGCACCTCCCTCACGCTGCTAGAGCTGTGGAGGCCAAGGTCTTGGCCTGTTCGTGAACGAAGTGCACAGAGCAAGGCTCTGCCCCTCCTGCACAGCTGCCCTGGCCCCGGGCTCATCGTGTCCCACACGCACTGCCCGGCTGTGGCTGAGGCCAGCTCAGGCCTGTCCACGCTGAAGGGTGGCCACTCTGCACTCCCAGCCCAGGGGCCCCAGTGCCTGTCGCTCTGTCTGCTGGAGGTTCAGAGACCATGGGACGGAGGCCCC CCAGGGGCCTCCCGCCCGTCTTCCCGCGTGGGTCGTGCCTTCTCCGGCTCCACACGCCCCCCGGAAACCAGGGTCCCGGAGTTCCGCCCTCAGCGTCCCCTCTCCTCACTGCGGTCTCCCCGTGCTTCGCGGGCGCCAG GCAGGGACAGAACGCGCCTGAGGGGCCGATTCTGCTCGGAGGCCCCAGGCATCACACTGGCTTCCTCCCTGCCAGGGGTCGAGCTGTGCGCTGTGGCTCCCTCGGTCCTCCGGCGGCCCGGGGGTGCTGGTGCCCCCGCTAGCCGAGGAGAACCCGGGGCTCGGACACGCCATGCGCCCAGGTCACCCCACGAGTGGCGCCGCTCTTGTCGGTCCAGCGAAACTGGAGCGTCGGACCGTAAAGCCTTTGCTGGTCCTGAGGAAACAGAAAGTCTGGAGGGACCCGGGAGGGAGCTGGCGCGTCTACGGGCCCCTCGGTCCTCAGGGGCCACAACC TCCTCGTTCCCTCATCGGCACCTCCTCCAGCACGGCTCGCCGCCCGGCAGCGGGCTCAGCCACCTCCCTCGGCGCCCGCGGGCGGGACTGCCGGGGACGTCGGAGGGCGCCAAGTCGAGGCGGCTACAGGCCGCCGCCCCGGAGTCAGCCTCCCGGCCTGCCTCGCGCGCCGCCCTGGACTCCGCCTCCCGGTCTGCCCCGCGCGCCGTCCTGGACTCCGCCTCCCGGCCTGCCCCGCGCACTGCACTGCCTTGTGGGAGCCGTAGTTCGGGCGCGCGATTCACAGCGCCGCGTGCGCCCCGGGCGCGCCGTAGCCACGGGGCCCCGGCCGGGCGCTACGCTACGGAGGCGGCGCAGGGCGCGGCGCGGGCCGGGCTGGGTCGGTGCGCTTGCCGGCTCCGCCACTCAGAGCGAGAAGCTGTCGGGGCCGCGCGCCGACGGCAGAGGGCCCGCCCGCCCTCCGAGAACAAGTTGTGGGCCGGCCGGCGCGGGCGAGCGAGCCGGGCCTCGGGGACTGAGGAGGCGCCGCGGGTTTGCGGAGGTGAGTCCCGTCGCCCGGGCCAGGCCGGGGGCGCGGCCTGGACCCCCGGGAAGCCGTGGCCAACGGGCGGCGCCTCCTGGGCACTGGCCGGTCCTGGTCGGGCTGGGGACGCTGCTGGAGAGGGGAGCCGCCAGGACCTCGGGCGCCGGGCAGCGGGAGACCAGCCCAGGGTCTGCAGACGCGGGAGGCGGCCTCAGCCCCTCCTGCCCTTGAGCGCCCTTATCTCCG GAGTTTGTGACCAGACTGCAGACAACAGGACCCCA TCTAAGCCCCTGTGGGAggaccccccgcccccagagcTGGGCTCCAGGGGAGATGGG GTTCCCAGGCAGGGTCACCCCCCCCCCAGCACTCCCCCCCCGACCAAGAGTGCCCAGAAGGCCTGTGGCGTCCCTTTGGTGTCCTCGGCTCCCCGTGCCCAGCACTGCCCCGGCCGCACCAAGGCAGGTG AGGGGCCTCTAGGGGCGTGGGGCCAGAACGGCACCTGCAGCCTCCTGGGGAAGAGGACCGGCCAGCCCGTCTCCGCCTTCCTGGATGAGGGGAAGGAGGGTATGGGTGGAGTTTGGACTTGGACACCTGCCCAGGCACACCTGTCACTCTGGGTCACCCTGCGGATGGCTGTGCTGGTGCTGCCAGGACGGTGCAGGGAGCTGGGGGCCACGGGGGAGCAGCGGGGACCTCCTGACGCCCCCAGGACACGCCGTCCCTCCAGTGAGGACTTGTCCGGGGCTCTGGCCTCCCTGCCTGTCCTGGCGGCACCATCTCCCTCCAGCAGCGGCCCCGCTCCTGCTGTCTGCTTCCCCCTCCCTGGTGGCCGGACTGCGGGCCAGGGCTAG